A part of Microbacterium atlanticum genomic DNA contains:
- a CDS encoding glycoside hydrolase family 3 protein produces MSSSPPRRARLTTVAALAVASLLVGLTAAPASAANDEVPWMDPSLSADDRTDLLLAELSLDEKITMLIQSGGAGLPERLIPAIRGKDGCCGLSATDIDTTALPAGVALASTWDPELAEAYGDVSGDEAWRAGYTSIAGPTMDLVRSPYNGRQWESFGEDPLLNGAIATGQVVGQESNPVHSIVKHYNLNNQETRRGHVNVVVDERTLREVYTRPWEPVIAADPGAVMCAFNKVNGEYSCGNGTLQNDILKNDLGFKGYISSDFNATHSFADYENGLDVAGPGIEFSASNLKQAVLDGTVSEERVDDATRRVLYALFSQGTIDNPPANWDVFPQPASDALPADVLAEHDAVAEKVATEGIVLLQNDKSALPLNAGKKVGSIAVIGADADHYIDGGGSGAVQNPADLTTILDGIEAAAGDAQVTYTAGGDPVSLGDTLTGLAPVPSDVLTPSGGELGDGLNVSYTATTMGMTLDRVDSQVNLRTGISGTMINTSQVENVPALFAVGPITARWTGSITAPTTGEYTFGLSQIGQASLTIGDTQVISPATGDNDVYGTDQAKLSLKAGQSYPVVVEYATDAPNQFDGGLNDQAGAMVRLGWTPPKGTTTASQQAAVDAAAAADVAVVVVRDYTGEAADRGDLTLPQNQDALVSAVAKANKRTIVVLATSGAVLMPWLNDVEGVVQAWYGGQAQGDAVASVLFGETNPSGKLPITFPASEAQVADTGITNEFDTLAVVEPEVRYDEGLNVGYKAYLANDAAPLFSFGHGLSYTSFKYDKKVTLGTTTVDGETRTTATVTVRNQGKLTGTEKVQVYVGSLPGVSSPEKQLAGWASVTLDSKQSAEVTVVLDEHAFQYWNTEADAWTTATGSVTLEIGSSSSDIRATTKTVIPAG; encoded by the coding sequence ATGTCTTCTTCGCCCCCGCGGCGCGCACGGCTGACCACCGTAGCAGCGCTCGCGGTGGCCTCGCTGCTCGTCGGCCTGACGGCCGCGCCCGCGTCCGCGGCCAACGACGAGGTGCCTTGGATGGACCCGTCGCTGTCCGCTGACGATCGCACCGATCTCCTTCTCGCCGAGCTCAGCCTCGATGAGAAGATCACCATGCTCATCCAGTCCGGCGGCGCGGGCCTGCCCGAGCGCCTGATTCCCGCCATCCGCGGCAAGGACGGATGCTGCGGCCTCTCCGCGACCGACATCGACACCACCGCGCTCCCCGCGGGAGTCGCCCTCGCCTCGACCTGGGACCCCGAACTTGCTGAGGCCTACGGAGACGTGTCGGGTGACGAGGCGTGGCGCGCCGGCTACACCAGCATCGCCGGACCGACGATGGACCTCGTTCGCAGCCCGTACAACGGCCGGCAGTGGGAGTCCTTCGGCGAGGACCCGCTGCTCAACGGCGCCATCGCGACCGGCCAGGTCGTCGGCCAGGAGTCCAACCCGGTCCACTCCATCGTCAAGCACTACAACTTGAACAATCAGGAGACCCGTCGCGGGCACGTGAACGTGGTCGTGGACGAGCGCACGCTGCGCGAGGTCTACACCCGCCCGTGGGAGCCGGTGATCGCCGCCGACCCGGGCGCCGTGATGTGCGCCTTCAACAAGGTCAACGGCGAGTACTCGTGCGGCAACGGCACTCTCCAGAACGACATCCTGAAGAACGACCTCGGCTTCAAGGGCTACATCTCCAGCGACTTCAACGCCACCCACTCGTTCGCGGACTACGAGAACGGCCTCGACGTGGCCGGCCCCGGGATCGAGTTTTCGGCGAGCAACCTGAAGCAGGCCGTGCTCGACGGCACTGTCAGCGAGGAGCGCGTCGATGACGCCACTCGCCGCGTTCTCTACGCGCTCTTCTCGCAGGGCACCATCGACAACCCGCCCGCGAACTGGGATGTCTTCCCCCAGCCCGCATCCGACGCGCTGCCCGCGGACGTGCTCGCCGAGCACGACGCCGTCGCCGAGAAGGTCGCCACGGAGGGCATCGTCCTCCTGCAGAACGACAAGTCGGCGCTCCCGCTGAACGCCGGGAAGAAGGTCGGCTCCATCGCCGTCATCGGCGCCGACGCGGACCACTACATCGACGGCGGCGGCAGTGGAGCGGTGCAGAACCCGGCCGACCTCACCACCATCCTCGATGGCATCGAGGCGGCCGCGGGCGACGCGCAGGTCACCTACACGGCCGGCGGCGACCCCGTCAGCCTGGGCGACACTCTGACCGGCCTCGCCCCTGTGCCGTCCGATGTCCTCACCCCGTCGGGCGGAGAGCTGGGCGACGGACTGAACGTCTCATATACGGCAACCACGATGGGCATGACGCTCGACCGCGTCGACTCGCAGGTGAACCTTCGCACCGGGATCTCCGGCACGATGATCAACACCTCCCAGGTCGAGAACGTCCCGGCGCTGTTCGCCGTCGGACCCATCACGGCACGCTGGACGGGCTCCATCACCGCGCCGACCACCGGCGAGTACACCTTCGGGCTCTCGCAGATCGGTCAGGCGTCGCTGACCATCGGCGACACCCAGGTCATCTCCCCGGCAACGGGCGACAACGACGTGTACGGCACCGACCAGGCCAAGCTCAGCCTGAAAGCCGGTCAGTCCTACCCCGTCGTGGTGGAATACGCCACGGACGCCCCCAACCAGTTCGACGGCGGTCTGAACGACCAGGCGGGCGCCATGGTCCGCCTCGGCTGGACGCCGCCGAAGGGCACGACGACGGCGAGCCAGCAGGCAGCTGTCGACGCGGCCGCGGCTGCTGATGTCGCTGTTGTGGTGGTCCGCGACTACACGGGCGAGGCGGCCGACCGCGGCGACCTGACCCTGCCCCAGAACCAGGACGCCCTGGTCTCGGCCGTCGCCAAGGCCAACAAGCGCACGATCGTGGTGCTCGCCACCAGCGGCGCGGTGCTCATGCCGTGGCTGAACGACGTCGAAGGTGTCGTGCAGGCCTGGTACGGCGGGCAGGCTCAGGGCGACGCCGTCGCTTCGGTGCTCTTCGGTGAGACCAACCCGTCGGGCAAGCTGCCGATCACCTTCCCGGCGAGTGAGGCGCAGGTTGCTGACACCGGCATCACCAACGAGTTCGACACGCTCGCCGTCGTCGAGCCCGAGGTGCGCTACGACGAGGGACTGAACGTCGGCTACAAGGCATACCTTGCCAACGACGCGGCTCCGCTGTTCTCGTTCGGTCACGGACTGTCGTACACCTCGTTCAAGTACGACAAGAAGGTCACGCTCGGCACCACCACTGTCGACGGCGAGACCCGGACGACTGCCACCGTCACCGTGCGCAACCAGGGCAAGCTGACGGGCACCGAGAAGGTCCAGGTGTACGTCGGGAGTCTGCCGGGCGTCTCATCGCCGGAGAAGCAGCTGGCCGGCTGGGCATCCGTGACGCTCGACTCGAAGCAGTCGGCGGAAGTGACCGTTGTCCTCGACGAGCACGCGTTCCAGTACTGGAATACGGAAGCGGATGCCTGGACCACCGCCACCGGTTCGGTGACGCTCGAGATCGGCAGCTCCTCCTCCGATATCCGCGCCACGACCAAGACCGTCATCCCCGCGGGCTGA
- a CDS encoding LysR family substrate-binding domain-containing protein, with translation MELTRLGEEFLVASRAVLDADDDMQSWLTRTMGTGGSIRVGLVAGGMFDLGSQVLATLRAERPDLEITLVTVPFGGVIPHILNGQADVVVTAAPFTSAPDAGVRSAHIRDSRRVLVVSREHPLAKRPAVVLSDIANETFVVPTGVDAETLAWWVIDPRPDGTVPKQVAVGPDFEGILAAVGAGLGVNITAAEAQLAYDRADLRYIPITDARPSQIVAVFAAGRRDPLLRSFIAAARAFGDPPQTSASKRRA, from the coding sequence GTGGAGCTCACCCGCCTCGGCGAAGAGTTTCTTGTCGCGTCCCGGGCTGTTCTGGACGCCGACGACGACATGCAATCGTGGTTGACCCGCACCATGGGAACCGGAGGCTCGATCCGGGTCGGGCTGGTTGCGGGCGGCATGTTCGATCTGGGCTCGCAGGTGCTGGCCACGCTCCGCGCCGAACGTCCCGACCTCGAGATCACGCTCGTCACCGTGCCGTTCGGTGGAGTGATACCGCACATCCTGAACGGCCAGGCAGACGTCGTGGTCACAGCCGCGCCCTTCACTTCCGCGCCCGATGCCGGCGTGCGAAGCGCTCACATCCGTGACTCGCGGCGTGTGCTCGTAGTGTCCCGGGAACATCCTCTCGCCAAACGGCCCGCGGTGGTGCTGTCTGATATCGCGAATGAGACGTTCGTGGTGCCGACCGGTGTCGACGCGGAGACCCTGGCGTGGTGGGTCATCGACCCGCGACCGGACGGGACGGTGCCCAAGCAGGTGGCTGTAGGACCGGACTTTGAGGGCATCCTCGCGGCCGTGGGCGCTGGCCTGGGTGTCAACATCACCGCCGCGGAAGCCCAGCTCGCGTACGACCGGGCCGATCTCCGATACATCCCCATCACCGATGCGCGCCCGAGCCAGATCGTCGCGGTGTTCGCTGCTGGGCGTCGGGACCCGCTGCTGCGGTCCTTCATCGCTGCTGCGCGCGCGTTCGGCGACCCGCCTCAGACCAGCGCGAGCAAGCGGCGGGCGTGA
- a CDS encoding carbohydrate ABC transporter permease produces MIAAVRRNVVGVIAIIVALVVFIVPFSFILLTAMKPQQEASLLQFSWPEQFAFFENLVEVVTARDFMLIWAFINSTILTVASVTLMVVFSAMVGWVLQRRPSKLNPLINFLVLSGLIIPPAVVPTIWVLQGLELFGNLPGLILIEVAFGLSFCVLMFRAFISTIPRELDEAATIDGAGPLRLFFTVAFPLLKSVIVTIIVVQSVFVFNDFQNPLYFLPGEPTVQLTLYNFSSQFSTQWNLLFTNILLITIPPLIMYIFFQKQIVAGMTSGAVKG; encoded by the coding sequence TGGTGTTCATCGTCCCGTTCAGCTTCATCCTGCTGACCGCGATGAAGCCGCAGCAGGAGGCATCCCTCCTCCAGTTCAGCTGGCCCGAGCAGTTCGCGTTCTTCGAGAACCTCGTCGAGGTGGTCACGGCTCGCGACTTCATGCTCATCTGGGCGTTCATCAACTCGACCATCCTCACCGTCGCGTCCGTCACGCTGATGGTGGTGTTCTCGGCGATGGTCGGGTGGGTGCTGCAGCGCCGGCCGAGCAAGCTCAACCCGCTGATCAACTTCCTGGTGCTGAGCGGCCTGATCATCCCGCCGGCCGTCGTACCGACGATCTGGGTGCTGCAGGGTCTGGAGCTGTTCGGCAACCTGCCCGGACTGATCCTCATCGAGGTCGCGTTCGGACTCTCGTTCTGCGTGCTGATGTTCCGGGCGTTCATCTCGACGATCCCGCGGGAACTCGACGAGGCGGCGACGATCGACGGCGCCGGACCCCTGCGACTCTTCTTCACCGTCGCATTCCCGCTGCTCAAGAGCGTGATCGTCACGATCATCGTGGTGCAGTCGGTGTTCGTCTTCAACGACTTCCAGAACCCGCTGTACTTCCTGCCGGGCGAGCCCACCGTGCAGCTGACGCTCTACAACTTCTCGAGCCAGTTCTCGACGCAGTGGAACCTGCTGTTCACGAACATCCTGCTGATCACGATCCCGCCGCTGATCATGTACATCTTCTTCCAGAAGCAGATCGTCGCCGGCATGACCAGCGGAGCCGTCAAGGGCTGA